In the Polyangia bacterium genome, one interval contains:
- the parC gene encoding DNA topoisomerase IV subunit A: MAQRQLDLPGSTEKDTVSDAPTRNGGGGGRGKKRGGGDGGNGGGGPTPPTDASLALEAQRRYLNYAVSVITARALPDVRDGLKPVQRRILYAMYANLHLYPDARFRKCATIVGEVLGKFHPHGDASSYEAMVRMAQDFSLRYLLVDGHGNFGSLDGDGAAAYRYTEARLAPLAMELLSEIKQGTVDFRPNYDGTTEEPIVLPAKLPQLLVNGCTGIAVGMATNIPPHNLEEVCQAAIALIDDKNLETKDLLKFIKGPDFPTGGQITNNKKELREIYETGQGGVRLRGEWKTEAQQRGGDRIIVTSIPFGIDKSTVVERIADVIINKTLPMLVDVRDESTADVRIVLELKGDADPALVMSYLYKHTPLEQSFHCNFTCLVPTENREIAGPMRLDLKAILREFLEFREEVVTRRFEFELGELERRIHILEGFRIIFDLLDEAIRIIRKSDGKADAAGKLMKRFGIDDVQTDAILELKLYKLARLEIQAILDELREKQVRAKDIRAILGDKRKLWKVIRTELSEVSDKFKDKRRTRIGGPGGEDVAFDAEAFIVDEDATVVLSRDGWLKRSREIKDLSATRLREGDAVLTAVRGSTKESMAIFSNLGSCYVMRINDVPASTGYGEPIQKLFNFRDGERAIAAQLMSTAAVPTGGLCAAVTRRGFGMRFNLDPHRELSTRAGRRFAKLADGDEIVGIALAKATDVVCVVTTQARALLCAADELPELANPGRGVTVIKVAEDDGVLGFGVGRPKEKDVLIAELDSGKKIAVGPGRFDVTGRGGRGHQLARKATVTRAAPPEPPAAPSLLN, translated from the coding sequence ATGGCTCAGCGGCAACTCGATCTCCCGGGCAGCACGGAAAAAGACACCGTCAGCGATGCGCCAACGCGCAATGGGGGCGGCGGCGGTCGTGGCAAGAAACGCGGCGGCGGTGACGGCGGCAATGGCGGCGGCGGGCCGACGCCGCCCACGGACGCATCCCTGGCGCTCGAAGCCCAGCGCCGCTACCTGAACTACGCGGTCAGCGTCATCACGGCGCGGGCGCTGCCCGACGTGCGCGACGGTTTGAAGCCGGTCCAGCGGCGCATCCTCTACGCGATGTACGCCAACCTGCACCTTTACCCCGACGCGCGCTTTCGCAAGTGCGCCACCATCGTCGGCGAGGTGCTGGGCAAATTCCACCCACACGGCGACGCGTCCTCGTACGAAGCGATGGTGCGCATGGCCCAGGATTTTTCCCTGCGCTATCTACTGGTCGACGGGCACGGCAACTTCGGCTCGCTGGACGGCGATGGCGCCGCCGCCTACCGCTATACCGAGGCGCGCCTGGCTCCGCTGGCGATGGAGCTGCTGTCGGAGATCAAGCAGGGCACGGTCGACTTTCGCCCCAACTACGACGGCACCACTGAAGAACCGATCGTCCTGCCGGCCAAGCTGCCGCAGCTTCTGGTCAATGGCTGCACCGGCATCGCCGTCGGCATGGCCACCAACATTCCGCCGCACAACCTGGAAGAAGTCTGCCAGGCGGCCATCGCGCTCATCGACGACAAGAATCTGGAGACCAAAGATCTCCTGAAGTTCATCAAGGGCCCGGATTTTCCCACCGGCGGGCAGATCACCAACAACAAGAAAGAGCTGCGCGAGATCTACGAGACCGGGCAGGGCGGCGTCCGCCTGCGCGGCGAGTGGAAGACCGAGGCCCAGCAGCGCGGCGGCGATCGCATCATCGTCACGTCGATTCCCTTCGGCATCGACAAGTCCACCGTCGTCGAGCGCATCGCCGACGTGATCATCAACAAGACGCTGCCCATGCTGGTGGACGTGCGCGACGAATCCACCGCCGACGTGCGCATCGTCCTTGAGCTGAAGGGCGACGCCGATCCGGCGCTGGTGATGTCGTATCTCTACAAGCACACGCCGCTGGAACAGTCGTTCCACTGCAACTTCACCTGCCTAGTGCCGACGGAGAACCGCGAAATCGCCGGGCCGATGCGCCTGGATCTGAAGGCCATCCTGCGCGAGTTCCTCGAGTTCCGCGAGGAGGTGGTGACCCGCCGGTTTGAGTTCGAGCTCGGCGAGCTCGAGCGCCGCATTCACATTCTGGAAGGCTTCCGGATCATCTTCGATCTGCTGGACGAAGCGATCCGCATCATCCGTAAATCGGACGGCAAGGCCGACGCCGCCGGCAAGCTGATGAAGCGTTTCGGGATCGACGACGTGCAGACCGACGCCATTCTTGAGCTGAAGCTGTACAAGCTGGCGCGCCTGGAAATTCAGGCCATCCTGGACGAACTGCGCGAAAAGCAGGTCCGGGCCAAGGACATCCGGGCCATCCTGGGCGACAAGCGCAAGCTGTGGAAGGTCATCCGCACCGAGCTTTCCGAGGTCTCCGACAAGTTCAAGGACAAGCGGCGCACCCGCATCGGCGGACCCGGCGGCGAAGACGTCGCGTTCGACGCCGAGGCCTTCATCGTCGACGAGGACGCCACGGTGGTGCTGTCCCGCGACGGTTGGCTGAAACGCTCGCGGGAGATCAAGGATCTGTCCGCGACTCGTCTGCGCGAGGGCGACGCGGTGCTGACCGCCGTGCGCGGGTCGACGAAAGAATCGATGGCCATCTTCTCGAACCTGGGCAGCTGCTACGTCATGCGCATCAACGACGTGCCGGCGTCCACCGGCTACGGCGAGCCCATCCAGAAGCTTTTCAACTTTCGCGACGGTGAACGGGCCATCGCCGCGCAGCTGATGAGCACGGCCGCCGTTCCCACCGGCGGGTTGTGCGCCGCCGTCACCCGCCGTGGCTTCGGCATGCGCTTCAATCTCGATCCGCACCGCGAGCTGTCCACGCGCGCCGGCCGGCGCTTCGCCAAGCTGGCCGACGGCGACGAGATCGTCGGCATCGCCTTGGCGAAGGCGACCGACGTGGTCTGCGTCGTCACCACCCAGGCGCGCGCCTTGCTGTGCGCCGCCGACGAGCTGCCCGAGCTGGCCAATCCCGGGCGCGGCGTCACCGTCATCAAGGTCGCCGAGGACGACGGCGTGCTGGGCTTCGGCGTTGGCCGGCCGAAGGAGAAAGATGTGCTGATCGCCGAGCTGGACAGCGGCAAGAAGATCGCCGTCGGCCCCGGCCGCTTCGATGTCACTGGCCGCGGCGGTCGCGGTCATCAACTGGCCCGCAAGGCTACCGTCACGCGCGCCGCTCCACCCGAGCCGCCCGCCGCGCCCTCCTTGTTGAACTAG
- a CDS encoding dienelactone hydrolase family protein, whose amino-acid sequence MRSTGKTAAVPRDSAERPSRRQVIVTALGSGFALAVLPVSAATISTSDEGIEAGEIKIPVGAESIPGYRAMPGKGTAKSKGKGFPVVMVVQEIFGVHEHIKDVCRRFAKQGYLAVAPALYARQGDVSTMTDSKEIMAKVVSKVPDQQVMGDLDATVAWAKTSGEADVSRLAINGFCWGGRIVWLYSAHNPHLRAGVAWYGRIVGNKDPLHPQNPLDIAAAVKAPVLGLYGAQDQGIPVATVEQMQKALAAAHSKAARACEFKIYPDAGHAFFADYRPSYRQDAAEDGWTRALAFLKKNGVG is encoded by the coding sequence ATGCGATCAACCGGCAAAACGGCTGCCGTCCCTCGCGACAGCGCTGAGCGTCCGTCCCGCCGTCAGGTCATCGTCACCGCCTTGGGCAGCGGATTCGCCCTGGCGGTGCTGCCCGTCTCCGCCGCCACCATCTCCACCAGCGATGAAGGCATCGAGGCGGGCGAGATCAAGATCCCGGTCGGCGCCGAGAGCATCCCCGGCTATCGCGCCATGCCCGGTAAAGGCACGGCGAAATCGAAGGGCAAAGGATTCCCCGTCGTAATGGTGGTGCAGGAGATCTTCGGCGTCCATGAACACATCAAAGACGTCTGCCGGCGCTTCGCCAAACAAGGCTACCTTGCCGTCGCGCCCGCGTTGTACGCGCGCCAGGGCGACGTGTCGACCATGACCGACTCGAAAGAGATCATGGCCAAGGTGGTCTCGAAGGTTCCCGACCAGCAGGTGATGGGCGATCTGGATGCCACGGTGGCGTGGGCCAAGACCAGCGGCGAAGCGGATGTCTCGCGGCTGGCAATCAACGGGTTTTGCTGGGGCGGTCGCATCGTCTGGCTCTACAGCGCGCACAACCCGCACCTGCGCGCCGGCGTCGCCTGGTACGGCCGCATCGTCGGGAATAAAGATCCGCTGCACCCGCAGAATCCCCTCGATATCGCCGCCGCGGTGAAGGCGCCGGTGCTGGGCCTTTACGGCGCTCAGGATCAAGGCATCCCCGTCGCCACCGTCGAGCAAATGCAAAAAGCGCTGGCCGCCGCCCACTCAAAAGCCGCCCGGGCCTGCGAGTTCAAGATCTACCCCGACGCCGGCCACGCCTTCTTTGCCGACTATCGTCCGAGCTATCGCCAGGACGCTGCCGAGGACGGCTGGACGCGCGCCCTGGCCTTCCTGAAGAAAAACGGCGTCGGCTAA
- a CDS encoding glycogen-binding domain-containing protein, whose translation MWRRSSPASSEVVDGIVEELASLRADVHTPPAMVARVMGEIADRPSPSLLAWLQRPLRIVLRISPMAIVGGTVGLALAGALLASTGRYPIPMSIARNDVPAAAPAPPSISAALSAAPASSAPPARVLVRFALRAKDARRVAVAGTFNNWNATDAVLASSNGGGVFTGTFALPPGDHEYMFVVDGRFVTDPNAGEYRPDGFGNLNALLRL comes from the coding sequence ATGTGGCGCCGTTCATCGCCCGCTAGCAGCGAAGTCGTCGACGGCATCGTCGAGGAGTTGGCCTCGCTGCGCGCCGATGTTCACACGCCGCCGGCGATGGTGGCGCGGGTGATGGGTGAGATCGCCGACCGCCCGTCGCCCAGCCTGCTGGCCTGGCTGCAGCGGCCGCTGCGCATCGTCCTACGGATTTCGCCGATGGCAATCGTCGGCGGGACGGTCGGGCTGGCGCTGGCGGGGGCGCTGCTGGCGTCCACCGGTCGCTACCCGATCCCGATGTCCATCGCCCGCAACGACGTGCCGGCAGCCGCGCCCGCGCCGCCTTCGATCAGCGCCGCCTTATCGGCTGCGCCGGCGTCCAGCGCGCCGCCGGCGAGGGTGCTGGTGCGGTTCGCCTTGCGGGCCAAAGACGCCCGCCGGGTGGCAGTGGCCGGCACGTTCAACAACTGGAACGCCACCGACGCAGTCCTCGCCAGCAGCAACGGCGGCGGCGTTTTCACCGGTACCTTCGCTCTGCCGCCGGGCGATCACGAATACATGTTCGTCGTCGACGGCCGCTTTGTCACCGATCCCAACGCGGGCGAATACCGGCCCGACGGCTTTGGCAACCTGAACGCGCTTTTGCGCCTTTAG
- a CDS encoding deoxynucleoside kinase: MARTDRPRYIAVEGPIGAGKSSLAEILAEELSARIIRENPEENPFLGPFYRDPKRHAMSVQLFFLLQRYGQQGELSQGDLFARGGTVSDYLFAKDRLFAALNLSADEMALYDRVYQMLKPRTVTPDLVVYLQARTDVLLERIRKRGRSEEKPIRADYVEQVAHAYAEFFFNYNEGPLLIVNASDIDFVNNREDRAALVSVIRRTRSGTSHWSRG; encoded by the coding sequence ATGGCGCGCACCGACCGGCCTCGATACATCGCCGTGGAAGGTCCCATCGGCGCCGGCAAATCCAGCCTGGCGGAGATCCTGGCCGAAGAGCTATCAGCCCGGATCATCCGGGAAAATCCCGAGGAGAATCCGTTCCTGGGGCCTTTTTACAGAGATCCCAAACGGCATGCCATGTCGGTGCAGCTGTTTTTCCTGTTGCAGCGATACGGCCAGCAGGGCGAGCTGTCACAAGGCGATCTGTTCGCCCGCGGTGGAACCGTGTCGGACTATCTGTTCGCCAAGGATCGTCTGTTCGCCGCGCTGAACCTGTCGGCCGACGAGATGGCCCTTTACGATCGCGTCTACCAGATGCTGAAGCCGCGCACCGTGACGCCGGATCTGGTCGTGTACCTGCAAGCGCGCACCGACGTGCTGCTAGAGCGCATTCGCAAGCGCGGACGCAGCGAAGAAAAACCGATCCGCGCCGACTACGTCGAGCAGGTGGCCCACGCCTACGCCGAGTTCTTCTTCAACTACAACGAAGGCCCGTTGCTGATCGTCAACGCCTCCGACATCGACTTCGTGAACAACCGCGAGGACCGAGCCGCGCTGGTGTCGGTCATCCGCCGCACGCGCAGCGGCACCAGCCACTGGAGTCGGGGATAA
- a CDS encoding sigma-70 family RNA polymerase sigma factor, protein MLPPVHPDDGPPRSMTSSGAIAISADEPTPMLVLSEPRSPTVRDEEEQALIERCLAGDMEAFRPLVQRYQRLAFSVALRMLGSRTDAEDVAQQAFVDAFNALDRFRGQGRRHAFSTWLLRIAVNRSKDILKSKRRTEEPLRHDIPGSAAVFSHDPSNPESNASRGERRQHLEWALLRLEPKYREVLILKDIEDLSYDEIRSILELPISTLKIRAVRARMMLRRLVDGQGGR, encoded by the coding sequence ATGTTACCACCCGTGCATCCCGACGACGGTCCCCCGCGCAGCATGACGTCGTCGGGCGCGATCGCCATCTCGGCGGACGAGCCGACGCCGATGCTGGTCTTGTCGGAGCCGCGTTCACCGACGGTCCGCGACGAGGAAGAACAAGCGCTGATCGAACGCTGCCTGGCCGGCGACATGGAAGCGTTCCGGCCGTTGGTCCAGCGTTATCAGCGACTGGCTTTCTCGGTGGCGCTGCGCATGCTGGGCAGCCGCACCGACGCCGAGGACGTGGCCCAGCAAGCGTTCGTCGACGCCTTCAACGCCCTGGATCGGTTTCGCGGGCAGGGGCGCCGCCACGCCTTTTCCACCTGGCTGCTGCGCATCGCCGTCAACCGATCGAAGGACATCCTCAAATCGAAGCGGCGCACCGAAGAGCCGTTGCGGCACGACATCCCGGGCAGCGCCGCGGTGTTCTCGCACGATCCGTCCAACCCCGAATCGAACGCCTCGCGCGGCGAGCGGCGCCAGCACCTTGAATGGGCGTTGCTGCGCCTCGAACCCAAGTACCGCGAGGTGCTGATCCTGAAAGACATCGAAGATCTCTCGTACGACGAGATCCGTTCGATCCTGGAGCTTCCGATTTCCACGCTCAAAATCCGAGCGGTGCGCGCGCGCATGATGCTGCGCCGATTGGTCGATGGTCAGGGTGGGCGCTGA
- a CDS encoding tetratricopeptide repeat protein, whose translation MALRAGIIVFLLVGAAPGRAAEAGDFWQRATDEVDTRRWDQLVHQADELLAPERGAVRVGVPARTEAGAAMRRQRAAKAEPILRQALDLRPGDFRLTLALADVATTLGRGDDAVRTLRRALALAELPAQQSECWLRLAALYADRGAYAQAVAATDRLLALGRPDAVVAANVAELLMAVGRLPEAEDRYREAISADNDAPDRRLRDHTLALSYYGLGVALDRDGKPAGAHEMIGRALLLDPGMALLHLGQQPGSDVSFVPAGDVHYYLALAHLVAERTDEAEEAFRAFLAAQPGGRWEKPARAHLAALEARRQHRNGRSAYHLAGTATTYASGPIPAPLIDVAWRHRPNLLDGCLARLSLPPPHEPLRIALDLELDGRGNLTRATVPRPNNLDPDFVGCLEETVKGGLVVSAPTTPPSARPKPTLARVELLFAD comes from the coding sequence ATGGCGCTGCGGGCCGGGATTATCGTCTTTTTACTGGTCGGTGCCGCGCCTGGTCGAGCCGCCGAAGCCGGCGATTTTTGGCAGCGGGCGACCGATGAGGTTGATACACGGCGCTGGGATCAGCTGGTCCATCAGGCGGACGAGCTTTTGGCCCCCGAGCGGGGCGCTGTGCGAGTGGGCGTTCCGGCGCGCACGGAAGCCGGCGCGGCGATGCGGCGCCAGCGGGCAGCCAAGGCCGAACCGATCCTGCGCCAGGCTCTGGACCTGCGCCCCGGCGATTTTCGCCTGACCCTGGCGCTGGCCGACGTGGCGACCACCCTCGGGCGCGGCGACGACGCCGTGCGAACGTTGCGGCGCGCATTGGCGCTGGCCGAGCTGCCCGCGCAACAAAGTGAGTGCTGGCTACGATTGGCAGCGTTGTACGCCGATCGCGGCGCATACGCCCAGGCGGTGGCGGCCACCGATCGCTTGCTGGCCTTGGGCCGCCCCGACGCCGTCGTCGCCGCCAACGTCGCTGAACTGCTGATGGCCGTCGGTCGTTTGCCGGAGGCCGAGGATCGCTATCGCGAGGCCATTTCCGCGGACAACGACGCTCCCGATCGCCGCCTGCGCGATCACACTTTGGCGCTGAGTTACTACGGCCTGGGCGTGGCGCTGGATCGCGACGGAAAGCCCGCCGGCGCGCACGAGATGATTGGCCGCGCGCTGCTCTTGGATCCGGGCATGGCGCTTTTGCACCTGGGCCAGCAGCCGGGCAGCGACGTTTCGTTCGTTCCCGCCGGCGACGTTCACTATTATCTGGCGCTGGCGCATCTGGTGGCGGAGCGAACCGACGAGGCGGAGGAAGCGTTCCGCGCCTTTCTCGCCGCCCAACCCGGTGGACGCTGGGAAAAACCGGCCCGCGCGCATCTGGCGGCGCTGGAGGCGCGCCGCCAGCACCGCAACGGCCGCAGCGCCTATCACCTGGCCGGCACCGCTACCACCTATGCGTCGGGGCCGATCCCGGCGCCATTGATCGATGTGGCCTGGCGACACCGTCCCAATTTGCTGGACGGGTGTCTGGCGCGCCTCTCGCTTCCGCCGCCGCATGAACCGCTGCGGATCGCGCTGGACCTCGAACTTGACGGTCGCGGCAACCTGACGCGCGCCACGGTGCCGCGCCCGAACAATCTCGACCCGGACTTCGTCGGTTGCCTCGAAGAGACGGTGAAAGGTGGTCTGGTGGTTTCGGCCCCGACGACGCCACCGTCGGCACGACCCAAGCCAACGCTGGCCCGGGTTGAGCTGCTGTTTGCCGACTGA
- the panB gene encoding 3-methyl-2-oxobutanoate hydroxymethyltransferase, translated as MSTPPKPNTTLKVTAPAVRARKGGDKVVALTAYDVVFARLADQAGVDVVLVGDSLGMVVQGLGSTLPVTVDDVVYHTRAVGRGVTRAHLVADMPFMSYQASIEDGMRAAGRLIKEASAEAVKVEGGVEVAELIRRLVAVGIPVMGHVGLTPQSIHKFGGFKLQGRTDEQRAAILADARAVAEAGAYAMVIEGVPRALAATITEAVPTVTIGIGAGPDCDGQVMVMHDLLGLEPSWKPRFVRRYAEMGAAVGQAFAAYADDVRAGRFPSKDESWD; from the coding sequence ATGTCGACGCCGCCCAAACCAAACACCACGTTGAAAGTGACCGCGCCCGCCGTGCGCGCCCGCAAGGGTGGCGACAAGGTGGTGGCGCTGACCGCGTATGACGTCGTCTTCGCGCGCCTGGCCGACCAGGCCGGCGTCGACGTGGTGCTGGTCGGCGATTCGCTGGGGATGGTGGTACAGGGCCTGGGCTCAACGTTGCCGGTGACCGTCGACGACGTCGTCTATCACACCCGGGCGGTGGGCCGCGGCGTGACCCGCGCTCACCTGGTGGCTGACATGCCATTCATGAGTTACCAGGCGTCGATCGAAGACGGCATGCGCGCGGCGGGCAGGCTGATCAAAGAAGCGAGCGCCGAGGCGGTCAAGGTCGAAGGTGGCGTCGAAGTCGCCGAGCTCATCCGCCGTCTGGTGGCGGTGGGCATCCCGGTGATGGGTCACGTCGGGTTGACGCCGCAGTCGATCCACAAGTTCGGTGGCTTCAAGCTTCAAGGCCGCACCGACGAGCAGCGCGCGGCGATCCTGGCCGACGCCCGCGCCGTCGCCGAGGCCGGCGCGTACGCGATGGTCATCGAAGGCGTGCCGCGCGCCCTGGCCGCGACGATCACGGAGGCGGTTCCCACCGTGACCATCGGCATCGGCGCCGGGCCAGATTGCGACGGGCAGGTGATGGTGATGCACGATCTGCTGGGTCTGGAGCCGTCGTGGAAGCCGCGTTTCGTTCGCCGCTATGCCGAGATGGGCGCCGCCGTCGGCCAGGCCTTCGCCGCGTATGCCGACGACGTGCGCGCTGGACGCTTCCCCTCGAAAGACGAGAGCTGGGATTGA
- the panC gene encoding pantoate--beta-alanine ligase, translating into MAAWSETARRQGHRIAFVPTMGALHEGHVSLLREGRRRGQRLVLSIFVNPTQFGPTEDLARYPRDLDGDLALAATAGTDVAYVPEAAAVYPPGFQTFVEVREVEKGLCGERRPGHFVGVATVVCKLFNVVRPQVALFGEKDFQQLAVIRRMVRDLDLSVDIVGMPIVREADGMAMSSRNRYLSPVERQRGLSLSRGLHLAVSAARAGEKDGAALVALAAGALKGQVDSVDYVELRDAETLAPIARVDQPAVMLVAALVGRTRLIDNMRLP; encoded by the coding sequence ATGGCGGCCTGGTCCGAAACGGCGCGCCGCCAGGGCCATCGCATCGCCTTCGTGCCGACGATGGGTGCTCTGCACGAAGGCCACGTCTCGTTGTTGCGCGAAGGTCGCCGGCGCGGTCAACGCCTGGTGCTGTCGATCTTCGTCAACCCGACGCAGTTCGGACCGACCGAAGATCTGGCGCGCTACCCGCGCGATCTCGACGGCGATCTCGCGCTTGCGGCGACGGCCGGCACCGACGTGGCGTACGTGCCCGAGGCAGCGGCGGTCTATCCGCCCGGCTTTCAGACCTTCGTCGAGGTGCGCGAGGTGGAGAAGGGCCTCTGCGGTGAGCGCCGGCCCGGACACTTCGTCGGCGTCGCGACGGTGGTCTGCAAGCTGTTCAACGTCGTTCGCCCGCAGGTGGCGCTGTTCGGCGAAAAAGATTTTCAGCAACTGGCGGTCATTCGCCGCATGGTGCGCGACCTGGACCTGTCCGTCGACATCGTGGGCATGCCCATCGTGCGCGAGGCGGACGGCATGGCCATGTCGTCGCGCAACCGCTATCTGTCGCCGGTCGAGCGGCAGCGCGGGCTGTCGCTGTCGCGCGGACTCCACCTGGCGGTCTCGGCAGCGCGGGCGGGCGAAAAGGACGGCGCCGCGCTGGTGGCGCTGGCCGCGGGCGCGCTGAAAGGTCAGGTCGACAGCGTCGACTACGTTGAGCTGCGCGATGCCGAAACGCTGGCCCCTATCGCGCGCGTCGATCAGCCAGCGGTGATGCTGGTGGCGGCACTCGTCGGCCGGACCCGCCTCATCGACAACATGCGCCTGCCCTAG
- a CDS encoding DNA topoisomerase IV subunit B, with translation MASASYTSEHITVLEGLEPVRRRPGMYIGGTDTKGYHHLLWEIVDNSVDEVINGFASHIHVTLHKDKQSATVTDDGRGIPVDVKKEFKKSALELVLTTLHAGGKFSSAQYQFSGGLHGVGSSVVNALSEKLVATVKRDGAEWEQTYERGKAVSKLRKVGTARGSGTSILFRPDPQIFGQQEFSTETIRFRLDAKAFLHKGLKITYKDEAAGTSEVFEHAGGIADFLTKVVADRGKAPTAPQVFYFERTVDSGFRMECALQWTESHEETIRSYVNAIPTTQGGTHEQGFRAAVVKAVRSFIEAANLAPKGVTLTAEDIREGLVGVLSVYMQEPQFQGQTKERLGSPEAQNQVDGVVRPALETFLLENRTAGAAIVERIALAAKAREASRAASQAVSRKTAVSHRLNLPGKLADCSSTDPARSELFIVEGDSAGGSAKQGRERKTQAILPLRGKVLNAEQASLQKVLSNKELQDVVSALGCGVGEDFKGDRLRYHKIILLMDADSDGHHIATLLMTFFYRHLTPLVRDGFVYLAQPPLFRIDHGKETYWALDEADRERIVAGLPKNAKPEIMRFKGLGEMQPDELRRTTLDPASRRLLRVTVDDAVETDRVLGELMGKDVEARFKFIMERAAQADLDL, from the coding sequence ATGGCCAGCGCCTCTTACACCTCCGAACACATCACGGTCCTCGAGGGCCTGGAGCCGGTGCGCCGCCGCCCCGGCATGTACATCGGCGGCACCGACACCAAGGGCTATCACCACCTTTTGTGGGAGATCGTCGACAACTCGGTCGACGAGGTGATCAACGGGTTCGCCTCGCACATCCACGTCACGTTGCACAAGGACAAGCAGTCGGCGACGGTCACCGACGACGGGCGCGGCATTCCGGTAGACGTCAAAAAGGAATTCAAGAAGTCGGCGCTGGAGCTGGTGCTGACCACGCTGCACGCCGGCGGCAAGTTCTCGTCGGCGCAGTATCAATTTTCGGGCGGCCTGCACGGCGTCGGCTCGTCGGTGGTCAATGCCCTGTCGGAAAAGCTGGTCGCCACCGTCAAGCGCGACGGCGCCGAGTGGGAGCAGACCTACGAGCGCGGCAAAGCGGTCAGCAAGCTGCGCAAGGTGGGCACGGCGCGCGGCAGCGGCACGTCGATCCTGTTTCGCCCCGATCCACAGATCTTCGGCCAGCAGGAGTTCTCGACCGAGACCATCCGCTTCCGCCTGGACGCCAAGGCCTTCCTGCACAAGGGCCTCAAGATCACCTACAAGGACGAAGCGGCCGGCACCAGCGAGGTGTTCGAGCACGCCGGCGGCATCGCCGATTTTCTCACCAAGGTGGTCGCCGATCGCGGCAAGGCGCCCACGGCGCCGCAGGTGTTTTATTTCGAGCGCACCGTCGACAGCGGTTTTCGCATGGAGTGCGCGCTGCAGTGGACGGAGTCGCACGAGGAGACCATCCGTTCGTACGTCAACGCCATCCCCACCACCCAGGGCGGCACGCACGAGCAGGGATTCCGGGCGGCGGTGGTCAAGGCGGTGCGCTCGTTCATCGAAGCGGCGAACCTGGCCCCCAAGGGCGTCACGCTGACCGCGGAAGACATCCGCGAAGGTCTGGTCGGCGTCCTGTCGGTGTACATGCAGGAGCCGCAGTTCCAGGGGCAAACCAAAGAACGTCTGGGCAGCCCCGAGGCGCAGAACCAGGTGGACGGTGTCGTGCGCCCGGCGCTGGAGACGTTCCTGCTGGAAAACCGCACCGCCGGGGCCGCCATCGTCGAGCGCATCGCCCTGGCGGCCAAGGCGCGGGAGGCGTCGCGGGCGGCGTCGCAGGCGGTGTCGCGCAAGACGGCGGTGTCGCACCGGCTGAACTTGCCGGGCAAGCTGGCGGACTGTTCGTCGACGGATCCGGCGCGCAGCGAGCTGTTCATCGTCGAGGGCGATTCGGCCGGCGGTTCGGCCAAGCAGGGCCGCGAGCGCAAGACCCAGGCGATCCTTCCCTTGCGCGGCAAGGTGTTGAACGCCGAGCAGGCCTCCCTGCAGAAGGTGCTGTCGAACAAGGAACTGCAAGATGTCGTCTCGGCCCTGGGGTGCGGCGTCGGCGAAGACTTCAAGGGCGATCGGCTGCGCTATCACAAGATCATCTTGCTGATGGACGCCGATTCCGACGGCCACCACATCGCCACTCTGTTGATGACCTTCTTTTACCGACACCTGACGCCGCTGGTGCGCGACGGCTTCGTCTATCTTGCCCAGCCGCCGCTGTTCCGCATCGATCACGGCAAGGAGACGTACTGGGCGCTGGATGAAGCCGACCGCGAACGCATCGTCGCTGGGCTGCCGAAGAACGCCAAGCCAGAGATCATGCGCTTCAAGGGGCTGGGCGAGATGCAGCCCGATGAGTTGCGGCGCACCACGCTGGATCCGGCCAGCCGGCGCCTCCTGCGCGTCACCGTCGACGACGCCGTCGAGACCGACCGCGTCCTGGGCGAGCTGATGGGCAAGGACGTCGAGGCGCGCTTCAAGTTCATCATGGAACGGGCCGCGCAAGCGGACCTGGATCTATAA